The genomic segment TCATAAAAAAAACTTCCGCTTGTAAATAAGTATTCCTCAGAACTGACTTGGATCGTTCCTTACTAAGCATTCTCTTTAGATTATATTGAAAACTTCTTGTATTTTCCGAGCCGATTTCATTATGGTCATGCTGACGGTATAGAACTGTTGGCTCGCTTATAAAGCCAATTTTTCCAAAGGCAGATGCTAATAAGGCAAACCATCTGTCATGCATAATCGCTTGCTCTGGGACTTTATCTGCCAACACTATCAAAGCATGATTTACCATCATCGTGCAGCCTGTCACGATATTCTGTACTAATAAATTATTAAATTTATCTCTACTGCTGTCCAAATTCTGTTGATGAAACAAGGAATTATCTATTGCCTTCAGCTTTTCATCGACAACTTTTAAATCAGTATGTACTAGCAAAGGTTTATCTTTGCCATACTTTACTTCCAACTCCTGCATCTTCTTAAGCGTAAGTTCTATCTTTTTAGGTAGCCATACATCATCCTGATCGCAGGTCATCGTGTATTCGCTGTCGGAGAATTGAAGCATGCTTGAAAAGTTATTCTTCGCCGAGCCAGACGAAGTTTCACGCTCTTTGAACTTTATCATGCTTGGATACCTTTCTGCGTAGGCTTGAGCAATTTTTGCAGTCCCATCCGAAGAGCAGTCATCCTGAATTATAAGTTTCCAACACGACTCTGTTTGATTTAAAATTGACTCTATTTGTTCAGCAATATACTCTTCACCATTATAGGTCGCCATCAGAATCGTAATCATGACTTCCCCAACTTCATTTTCAAAAGGGTTAGCATATATTTCGCCTTAATAGCAAAATAAACCAATGCTGTTATAAAGAGATTGTATCGATGTAGATAATGCTTTTTATAGAACAAAAGCATCGCATTATAAAAGTGGAATATTACGGTTTGCGACTTTATATGCAAGCCGCTTTGGCCTTTCAAATGGGTGATAGCAGCCTTTCCATAATACATCACAGAAAAGCCAAGCTCTTTTACACGGTAACACAAATCCAAATCTTCGCCATACATAAAGAAGGTTTCGTCATATCCATCAAGTCTATCGAAAACAGATCGTGGCATCATAAGAAATGAGCCGGCAACTGAGTCCACTTCGCTGATTGCATCTTCTGTAATGAACGTCTGACGATAGACTCCATACCTTTTACTGTCCGGATGTCTTTTATCCATACCGCAAAAATAGTAAAGTGACGACCTTGGCGTTGGAAAGCCGCGTTTACACGCATGGTCAAGAGTCCCATCCTCTAATAAGGTGCGCGTACCGAGTGCTCCAACCTGTGGGTACTGCCGCAAATAGTGTACGCAAGACTCTAATGTGCCCTTGTGCATGATCGTGTCATTATTTAAAAACAGAATGTATTTACCACTCGATCTTTTAACTCCAATATTACATGCATTGCCAAAGCCTTTATT from the Desulfitobacterium metallireducens DSM 15288 genome contains:
- a CDS encoding glycosyltransferase family 2 protein is translated as MKKTLDLSIVMINYNNATLTGQSINSIFACVPQIPFEIIVVDNSSDSSQKYNDNHDEVIVIKGVENKGFGNACNIGVKRSSGKYILFLNNDTIMHKGTLESCVHYLRQYPQVGALGTRTLLEDGTLDHACKRGFPTPRSSLYYFCGMDKRHPDSKRYGVYRQTFITEDAISEVDSVAGSFLMMPRSVFDRLDGYDETFFMYGEDLDLCYRVKELGFSVMYYGKAAITHLKGQSGLHIKSQTVIFHFYNAMLLFYKKHYLHRYNLFITALVYFAIKAKYMLTLLKMKLGKS
- a CDS encoding glycosyltransferase family 2 protein; translation: MITILMATYNGEEYIAEQIESILNQTESCWKLIIQDDCSSDGTAKIAQAYAERYPSMIKFKERETSSGSAKNNFSSMLQFSDSEYTMTCDQDDVWLPKKIELTLKKMQELEVKYGKDKPLLVHTDLKVVDEKLKAIDNSLFHQQNLDSSRDKFNNLLVQNIVTGCTMMVNHALIVLADKVPEQAIMHDRWFALLASAFGKIGFISEPTVLYRQHDHNEIGSENTRSFQYNLKRMLSKERSKSVLRNTYLQAEVFFMTYGEQLSPELVKVVKAYVLIPKYGKIKRIQTIHHYDFWKSGIARKYGQVLFS